A genomic region of Prionailurus viverrinus isolate Anna chromosome D4, UM_Priviv_1.0, whole genome shotgun sequence contains the following coding sequences:
- the BRD3OS gene encoding putative uncharacterized protein BRD3OS — protein sequence MSGRVPLAEKALSESYARLRYRDTSLLIWQQQQQKLESVPPGTYLSRSRSMWYSQHGNEAILVRDRNKLEVSRDTGQSKFCTVM from the coding sequence ATGAGTGGCCGCGTGCCACTGGCGGAGAAGGCCCTGTCTGAGAGCTATGCCCGGCTCCGGTACCGGGACACCTCCTTGCTCAtctggcagcagcagcagcagaagctgGAATCTGTGCCCCCTGGGACATACCTGAGCAGGAGCCGAAGCATGTGGTACTCCCAGCACGGAAACGAGGCCATCCTGGTCCGGGACAGAAACAAGCTTGAGGTCTCCCGGGACACGGGCCAGTCCAAGTTTTGTACGGTCATGTAA